AAGCTATCATTCAAGACTTTTTTGAGAAGAAGCCAGCAACAGGAGGTCTTCATTCCGGTACCACTTCAAGTTCAACCCAAGACCATGGACAGTCACAGAGAAAACAATATAGTCCTGCTAATTATGTGGACAGGGGACAGAAGCACAGACAGAATGACGAGTACAATTTTCAAACTCAGAGAACTGAGAATTCAGTAGAACTAGGCAGACACTACGCAGAGGAATATCAGTCTCTTATGATTAGAGCTGAAGCActacaaaatgaaaaagaaaatattcacGATAACTTTGAAGAAGTGGCACATAAACTGAATAAACAGAAGGTAAACAATTAATATCTGAAAGTCAATCACTACTATTATATTGGGGATTAGGGAGAGTGAACATCTCATGATTATGGTATTGATAGCGTGCATATATATTGATTGgtaagatattaaaatcaaTCAGAATCTGCAAGACTTCCTAATAATCATATCAGTTATGTCATTCAGTCAGCTGCTAGGTGGACTTACTCATTTCCAGTATGCTAGGTGAGCTTTTTCAACAGTACCATGTTTATTTGAACAATCTTTCATTTACCAGCCAATGAAATCCTGTGCTGGAGAAGCAATGTAGATCATAggatcattcattcattcattcattcattcattctttcaatgataacattgataaagaataGTTGTAGTTTGCACGATCGAGGTGCAACTAttgtaatatgttaatttataaGTAGACAATCACGTAAGATTATAAGCAAAACCGATCTGGatataattttaaaacaaaaagggACATCTATTCACACTTGCCATACATCATGGGTTACTTCCTCAGTTGTTAAATTTTGACATCTATTACTAGTCTGTTACATATGACATGTCGTGCCACCCTATCAGCTAGCACTCATTTCAGAAGCCTGATAGGACTGAATAACACAATTTGTACCCCAGCTTGGGTGTTATAGTTTGACTGACAGTAATATTAATGAAGACATTGACCAGTCATGGCATCATGGGAAAAATCATAAAGACATGTTAATCATCAATGTATCAACGAGTGCCCGCAAGTGCATGAAGTGTGTTTCCCATGTATGTCATCCAGACAAGAATGATTAGACCTTGGCATTTATTAAATATCTTGCATTCTAATCTTTCCTTTACAGAAACAGATGGGTAATATTGAAAGAGAAGAACAGAAATTGATAGACCAAATAGCAGAGTTACAAGAAAGACTAGAAACACTACAAACACACAAGAATGAATACCAAGAGAAGTTGAAAGAGTTAGAAGATACTCAACAGGAAGATACCCAGAGATTGGCTATGATTGATGAAACTTTGAAGACAATTCACAATAGTATGGAAAAGGTATGATGTAACATTTAGCCCTACTGCCAaaatactactatggaaatcaagctatcggCATATAAGATATAagcaaactaaaaatattgttattgcatgtggtagattactCATGTGCGGGATAGTGATGCTGTGGCTaagtggatataatcaccctgtaagcaaagtagtgtagtgtagtgtagtgtggccATTTGAGGAAACTAACTGTGAAAGATCGCACCCTAATGTGCATGCAATTATATCGATGTCCAGGGATACAATGTAGCTTGtttcaacatgttgcaacaatagttttagtttgtgtctatcttagtttgcctatagcttgatttccatggtagtaaTTGAACCAGGAGAAGTTGCAATGTAGTGTAAATACTATAATTATGTTTGCATCATTCACCCCTATATTAGTAGTGCAAACATGTGTAAGAGACCTTACAACTTTAGTCAGGATTCATTATTATATTCATCCATAAAattccttgaatttcaaaccgTTCCTTGAAAGTCCTGAATAAATTTAATATTCTCAGAAAAATgtggaaaatgaaattcatagaATGGTCAGCTATAAAATGGTAACAGTTATCAGAAAATCCTAAACAAGTTGTTTGTGGAAAATATTTTAGCAGTCATGTCGAgctattatttttattatattcttAAAAGCAATATTCACCAAAAATGTCAGCCATCATGTGAAATCATTATCATCTGTCTGTTTTTTATTTCAGGCTAAAATGTTAGCTGGCAACTTTAATGTTCACATCGGAGATTAAAGGATTGGGAAGATTTAAAAGCTATTGTTGGTTGGATCAGGATTAAAATTTGGGTCTgaaaaaacagaaaaagaaaaagttggtcctgaataAAAGTTGGCCCATACAACCTTTATGGGCTCCACTGAGAAGAGAGTATGAATTGGAGAACTGTGTTTTCTAAGAAGACTTTTTGTACACATATTGGTGCTCACACTATATTTGTATCTGTTGGCATCTATCCATTGATTATACCCTGCaatcaggattattcaaattgAGTACATTTCATCATGGCGATTatccaaaaaatgtgtattgaaactgataatataaaatattcaaaaaacagATATTAACATAGATGCATGCATAATTTCATATATCCAAAGCTACAGCTTCATATTAAGACAGTTTTTTTGAAGCAGAAGCAAACGTTAGCAGCAGTGAAAGTGCTGTTATCTATCAAATCAAACAATAACCTCAGCAATAGTGTGTTTCCTATTGAAAAGTAATGTGCCATATGACAAGCTGCAAATCTGTAACTTTTCAAGACcgtaaaaatatacattgtatctgttgaAGGATACATACAGTACTAGTGTGGCATAACCAATCAGCAACATTGAACAGAACGCTACTTTTGGAGTCAGGTACTTTTTAAGAAATTCTGTTGAtgaagtgattgattgattgattaattgatcgattgattgttTCTTTGCAGCCATGCCCATAAACAGAAACAAAGTTGGctataaatgtaatataaatctTTTCAATATTTGCAATGTATATCTTAAGTCATGTCAAAAGCTTGTGACCTGACTTGtcataataaattaaaattcaaaattcaatttcatatgtaaatatatttagattaactctgatatgtaaatatttatatatgatcATAGATGTACAGTGttatatttatgtacataatcatttgtaataaatattgataattttacatTCACGCAAAGTatgcacatttttttgttttttgattgacacttctgtcaaccaatcagcacACACACATAGAGTGATGTTTACCGTTGTACAGATTATGTTGGTAGGGTGAGCTCTCTGGATCAACTGTGATGTTTGTTTATGTCAAATATCTCAAGTAGCACAGTAGTAAAATTAATCAAAGgaagaaaattatttttaaaatgtcacctTCATTTCTTCATTGTCGAAACATACCATGGCAAACTAAACGGGATATCATGTGATTTCGTTCTTCGATGTTTGGTAAGATGTATCATCTTCTACCAGTGTtgaagtgcgccctcaaacGTCACTGTTGTTGTTGACCCGCCCTGTTTGATCGACAATGGCGTGACTTAATTTTACTGCAGGGAAGTGAAAGGTAGTGTATCAAGTGATTTTTTATATGTTTCGGTTGCTGTGATAATGAATTATTCGCCGTATACGTCAGTCATTGCTTGGCGATATATCTTATCACTGCAGGTATCGATGTAAACAGCATCCGACATAGGACATATCGCGATGTGCAAGCTCTTCTACATATCCCTTTTATAGCACTGATAAGCTTACGTCAGTGCACTGATTTAACAAATGGGGACTTTGAATTCAGATTATTTGTTAGGAATATTTCACATGATTCCGGAAAGTATTCGTGCAATAGATATCTCCAAATTGAATCTCTCTGTTCTGTATACACCGTGTTGTGATCATTAAAGTGAAAGTACCTCGCGTTGACCCCAAATGACCGACCCATAGACAacttaactacatgtatatcatgatgTATACATTCCTATTGAGACGGTAGGACCTTCTATCATGATACATATTGTACCATCGTATGAAGTTGACCACGAGTGTTTTTCGTGAGCATATTTACTCGTCATCCATGCCATATTACGACTGTCCCAGTATCATACCGCTCTCCAGATTAACGTAGTAACTATGTTTTGTCAATTGAGTTTGTCGACTCCTCGACATTCCAAGTACATAGAAACATGCACTCACGAGAATTCACACCATACGTTtggtatgtgtatgtttatgataGTGTACCAAATATATAgtaaatttaaataattatcGATACTATGTTCTAAACCAATATCTCGATTCGAGTCGAGATAGAATTTTTCccaatttgaaattaaaaatatagaaaaacacAGTCAGCTATCTCGATTCTTTTCAACATTGAACCTGAGTTTTTCGATATTCCGGACGTTGTGTTTCCAAAGGACAGCTCAATTATCCTCGAGGATCGAACACAAAAATACGTTATATAATAACAGAAAACACACACTATAGTCTTATATCTATCAAACGAACCAGTGAACAAGTACTACTGTGTTTCCAGGTTTGCGATTTCCTTTATgttaattgttttttttcttttctatcAGAATTATGCAGACATGGCGGGTAAAATCAATTACTTTCGTCGAGGTAAGGTTTGCTATTCATCGTGGTGTCGTATATAGTTTAATTAGtttaattatcaaatatataattacGTTCGTTTAATTATGTTACTGTTACAGGTGATCAATCAAATAGACCATGTAGTTGCCgttgtctttgttgttgttgttgttgttgttgttgttattattattattattattgttgttgttgttgttgttgttgttgttgttgttgttgttgttgttgttgtcgaaGGTGGTGGTGATTAAGAGGGATTTTGGTAactgtaattatatttataattttgtgTTCATGGGTGGCCCTCAACAAATCCAACTTATTCTCATCTGACTCCCAGTCCTTTGATAACACAtcgttttcttttctttctttttgattTCCAGAATACTATGAATACAATGACTTTAAATATATCAAACTAAAAGCTAAGTTACCCGGACTCACAAAATCTAGGGTTGCCAAAGATGAGGTCAAAGTGGACGCTGTCTTTAAGGATACGTAAGTTAATACTGTTCTATCTTTGTAAATTAAACAAGAAGGATACTGTTCTATCTTTGTAAATTAAACAAGAAGGATACTGTTCTATCTTTGTAAATTAAACAAGAAGGATACGTAAGTTAATACTGTTTTATCTTTATATATTAAACAGCAAGGATACGTCAGTTAATACTATTTTATCTTCGTATATTAAACAACAAGGATGAGTAAATTAATACCGTCATCTTCTAAGTAAattacaacacaacaaaaataagtaatacaattattaccccatGTCAATATACAGAGCCACTATCACTATCACAGCTCCATCACTACCTGTGAATggtataaatacattgtaacaaacGCCTATGTTTGTGTTGAGTTTTCTGTCGTATTGCGTTAAAATCTTTGAATGTCTGATAACAGTCACCTTTACCTAGCATGGACTACTGACTAACTGCATCTGATGTGATGGTCGCTAACtgcattttttgtttttcatctcATTATACTTTCTAGGTGTTTCAGTTTGACGGTAACTGGTTTACTAGGGCACTATGAACTACCCTTTAATGGAAGACCTCTCTACGCACCAATAGATCCCAGACCGGGACAAAGTTATGTTAAGGTGAATGCTCTGCATTATACAAATCGggttttgatatacatgtactagtaaacAGAAGCCTATATTCAAAACTCCATTACTTGGTTGCtctacattacaaacacaaaatgtattgaGCTTGACATGTAGAGGAAGcagtattttgtcaaaatacattttaactCATACATTACCATAATTTACTTCGATTTTACTATGATCATTATTTTAATGTAAAGAATAGTCTAAAATCGATGGATTGTTGATTCGTGTTTTGGGTTATAGTGTTTCAGTTGCGACCTACGATGAACATCACCAGAGAACATTTTTCTATCTTCCGTGCTCTATTCGCCCCTATTTTCTGATCCATTATCTCAGAGATGAACTTGTTTTGGTTTCTAGATTGAAAAAGATTGGATAAAAGTATATCTAAAGAAGAAGGTTGCTCAGAAATGGGCCGATAAAAGAGGAGAGATTATGCTGCTAGCTCCAGAACCAGACTCGGATGATGAGATGGATGATAAGAAAGAAGAAGATTTAGTATGACGTCGGCTTGTATCTAGGCAACGGATTTTGAGGAGCAAATAGGTTATAGTTGATAATTTACATAGACAAgaaactcatttgcatactgtaGATGTAAAGCTAGTTGTAATGCCTGTCTGGATTGATCTTAGGTCTCGAGTCTGGATAGATGGCACGAATAGAAAGTTACTGTTTCAGAGAGAGGCtgtgatgttgaaaataaagttGTTGTGATTATATTGGACAGTGGTTCAGCGTTTACATAGTAGAAATTCACACATGTAGTAGTATTTGTATCAATATAAGAAAATGTGTTAAGAGCACTAAATGTCACCGGATTCCGATATGTAATTTTCTTTCCACTTATGcaataaatgttcattttctATTATTTAAGCAAGTGTTTGTCCTTGTGAAATGTATGTTTCCTTCATGTTACTGGCATAACCATGTGCATCTTGgcacatacacgcacgcacacacacacacacacacatacacacacacacatccatacatacatacatacatacatacacacacacacacacacacacacacaaacacatacatacatacatacatacatacatacatacatacatacatacatacatacatacatacatacatacatacatacatacatacatacatacatacatacatgcagaggAAAGTTTCTATCTTTGTAGTTTTCAACTGGAAAGGAAACTAGTCCAATTCAATAAGCTTACACCATATTTGCAAGAAGAGATCGACAAATGATTACATGTCTTTTGATATTATATAAATTTGTATTGTACGTTATAAAATTGTTACCATCGTTTGATATACCTCaataactaaatacatttaGACACCATGTGTACATGGCTTTGCAGTTGGGTATGTTTTACCTGGTAATTATCTGAATTTGATCCGATATGACGACATTTCCTGGCTCTGTACTAGCACCTTAATTCATAGTTTGGAGTAATCGACATACGTGACCCATGACCTCATGAAGgtggtcaaggtcaaggtctaaGTATGATGTCCTATAACAACGACAAATGACATTAGCTATAGTTTTAAATTTGTCAAAGTATGTGAAATAATCATTGTATTTCAATTCATAAGTCATGGTGGACATTTTCTGAAACTTAGCCGGAAAGCTTCAAAAGTTCAAAAGAGAATAATAAGCTTCTGTCTGGTATCATTATTCATgcacttttgttgttgttgttgttgttgttgttgttgttgttgttgttgttgttgttgttgttgttattattattgctgctgctgctgcacattttaaaacaaatgcaGGACGGGGCGGCTACTATATCATGAGCTATGTAATATTAAATTCACGGTAACGTCGGCACTTCTGCGTTCTAAAATATCAATGTCTAACTTTGGAAGTATGCGCTCTGAGAAGTCGGAGCATCTATAAATGTCTATCTAATGTGAATTTACACATCGTTTTTTCTTTGTATATGcgtcaaataatattatacattggTAAATGCTGCAATATTATTCTATCAAGTTTTCCCAACTACTTCAAATCTTCTTCTTTCACCTCAAAATCTTGACGTAGTTCTCGTTTGCATAGAAACATTCCCttgttttcaaaaatcactGTTCCCTTTGAACCCTCCTCAACACGGAAGCCTTCTTCATCACCGAAAATTTCCGCTGCTTCCCCTTCCACGTTCGTACCATGCTTGTCTCTTATGATTGCCTTAACGCTGCCTTTCACACGATATCTTATTTTGTACGTAGCAGCGTAATCCTCTTCCCAAATTCTCAAAAAGACGCTAACTTTCTTTTGTGGTTTGACTGTGATTTCTGAATCTAGTGTACTCTTACGATTCTTCTCGAACACCTTTTCTTCTGTCTTATCTTCATATTTCTGACGATTGAACTCTAGGCCAGCTTCGACACAGGAAGAGGGTGGTCTCAAACTTATTCCTCCCTGTGCGCCAAAGGTATGACCGCTACTCAATGTCCAGGTGTACGTGGTCCGCAAACTTCTTTCCGTCGTTAGTTTATGTTTTTGTTCGCTAGATGTGTTGTTTACAAACGTGGTGCAATGGGTCATCTCCCGTGCTTCAGATCCCGCATCTTGTATTCTTGAATATGCGATGTCTCCAATCTGGGTAAATCGTAAATTGTTCCGTATGATGTCGACGTCATACTTGTCACGTGGTCTGCCTTCGAGCACCCATCGTTTGATGATGTCATCTATATCTTCAATGATGTGAGGTACTGTCATATTGCTCGCCATGTTTGATCCTTTATCTTAGTTTCAGTTTTACTGgagatgataaaataaaaacaaaagttacGTTTATATGGCAAGGTTGGGGCAGCATGGGTGGTGGCTGCAATGCATGATTGATCTCACAAttgtgtatttatacatttcttACTGACTTTGATATTGCGTTTTGAAGGCTTTGAATCTGATTTGACTTACTGTATTGTTCTGGTTCTCACTAATGCCAAAATAGATAGCaatatgaacgttatattgtataatgtattcaGACTGGTGACCGACAACGGAAACCAGTTGGTTTGAAACAAACCGTCGTCTGGCGTAACAAAATCGTACCAACATTtaaacattttatcgtctggttcgacAACAATCTTACTAATACTGTTACATTCAATCGCGTGGCGCAACAataatcttaccaacattgttCAATTTTCTTTGCGCTAAATACAATCATCTTCGCAGAACGTCGCCAAACGTAACAgcgtatgatttttttttcgaaCCAAGTCAATGGATTGAAACGTAGCAATTGTACTTTAGTTTTAGTCAGACGATAAGATTTGGCTATGATATAGATCTTTGTCAATCTAGAGTTAATGAAATATAGCAATTTTAGTATGATTTATGGTGAGCCAGACGATGATTTGTTTCAACTTAACTGGTTTCCATTGTATTATGTTGGTCTGCCGTGTGAAATCGAGAGCAAGCTCTGTCTGATTAATGaattaaatcaaaatttgaGACAGATAGAGCGCTGATACTTGTCTACTTCTTACTAATCTACAAATTGGAAGGTAATCTCATTATGACATTCACCGATCCTTCACGTGACACAgatatgtctgtgtctatgatATCCCTCACAAGATCCGTTCACTTATATCCATTATGTGGATAAGCTATCACATACACAGAACAGACGTAGCCAGCATACTCGAGCTCCAAATTCAATGTTCACCATATACCATGTGATTTTAAAAGCCACCATTTCAATTATACACAGCACAACTCATTAACAATGACACGTAACACACACTATGTCAATGAAACGAGGTAGAAGTTTTCTTCTATCTTCCAATTTTACAAGAATCAAATAACTGCGTCGATATTAATATTGAAACAAATTCACAGACCACTAGGCCCTATAGTAAAAAGAAATTACCGTGGTCTGAGatgaaatgtaccatttaaaaAATAACCGCAAAGTACACGTTATACTTTATATGCATTGAATTCTGTGCCTCATAAATATTGCAATATGGCTTGCTTTCTTTGTTGTTACCATATGGCATATGGTTGaacttgtttccatggtaacaattcATGGTATCCACGGAAATaattgagaatttttttttatttactccGGTCGCAGAAACATATTTTATACTGGTGTATACTTAGCTTGCTGCAAAATAATGTGTGCTTAGCTCGGTAGAGGTCATATCATTCTGTATTATACTATTATTAACTGTCTTAATAAGGGTCAGTATGCCTACTCATCTCGCTTAAAATTCCATTAATACCTAATATGTGTCTATCATATATCACTCCCTACGGTACCACCGTTGTCAAAAAAGGAATCGTCGGCATCGGATCACTGACAAAGTGTCAACCATTGTAAACACTTACAGACATGACACTGAGCACCATTTACTCTACTTGATCCAAAATATTTTcatctattttttaaaaattatctCAACGATCTAATCTTTGTAACTTGTTCGTGATCagatatgtaaatatgaaaggaggacatatattttaatttagagttatttaaattattcataTGCATTGTCTGGCTTGTATTAATTATGAAACACATGTTGTTGTCAATTTCGTGCCGCCATAGGAAGCCATTCGACGCTATACCGTGTAATTTGAACGTTCCATACGATAAACGATTTCATGGTGGTGataaaaatttgcataacaataacaagCATGTCATATTGCTTTTTGATACCAGTAATAAAAGCATACATTT
This region of Glandiceps talaboti chromosome 4, keGlaTala1.1, whole genome shotgun sequence genomic DNA includes:
- the LOC144434620 gene encoding uncharacterized protein LOC144434620, translating into MAGKINYFRREYYEYNDFKYIKLKAKLPGLTKSRVAKDEVKVDAVFKDTCFSLTVTGLLGHYELPFNGRPLYAPIDPRPGQSYVKIEKDWIKVYLKKKVAQKWADKRGEIMLLAPEPDSDDEMDDKKEEDLV
- the LOC144434543 gene encoding uncharacterized protein LOC144434543 gives rise to the protein MASNMTVPHIIEDIDDIIKRWVLEGRPRDKYDVDIIRNNLRFTQIGDIAYSRIQDAGSEAREMTHCTTFVNNTSSEQKHKLTTERSLRTTYTWTLSSGHTFGAQGGISLRPPSSCVEAGLEFNRQKYEDKTEEKVFEKNRKSTLDSEITVKPQKKVSVFLRIWEEDYAATYKIRYRVKGSVKAIIRDKHGTNVEGEAAEIFGDEEGFRVEEGSKGTVIFENKGMFLCKRELRQDFEVKEEDLK